The proteins below come from a single Afipia felis ATCC 53690 genomic window:
- a CDS encoding YegP family protein, translated as MFFFLYRDHANQWRWTLYAANQKKIADSGEGYWNKADCQHGIDLVKSTNSATPVYEK; from the coding sequence ATGTTTTTCTTCCTCTATCGTGATCACGCAAACCAATGGCGTTGGACTTTGTACGCAGCCAATCAAAAGAAGATCGCCGACTCTGGCGAGGGCTACTGGAACAAAGCCGACTGTCAGCATGGGATCGATCTCGTTAAGTCGACCAACAGTGCTACACCGGTTTACGAAAAGTGA
- a CDS encoding NfeD family protein — MLDTLSALGNWNWLILGVVLMGIETIMPGVFMFWLGLAALIVGILSFGVTISWQMQLVGFALLAISMVPLWRHFAARASDRADNQFLNRRTQELVGQLVTLDTAIVNGVGTVKIGDTVWRVEGPALEAGTQVKIETADGARLRVGPA, encoded by the coding sequence ATGCTCGATACGTTGTCTGCGCTCGGAAACTGGAATTGGCTCATCCTCGGCGTCGTGCTGATGGGTATAGAGACCATCATGCCGGGTGTTTTCATGTTCTGGCTGGGTCTTGCCGCATTGATCGTCGGCATCCTGTCGTTTGGCGTGACGATTTCCTGGCAGATGCAGCTCGTCGGCTTTGCTTTGCTTGCGATTTCGATGGTGCCGCTGTGGCGTCATTTCGCCGCGCGTGCTTCCGATCGCGCGGATAATCAATTTCTCAATCGCCGCACGCAGGAATTGGTCGGTCAGTTGGTGACGCTCGATACCGCGATCGTCAACGGTGTCGGCACGGTCAAGATAGGCGACACGGTCTGGCGCGTCGAAGGACCGGCGCTCGAGGCCGGAACGCAGGTCAAAATCGAGACTGCTGATGGTGCGCGGTTGCGCGTCGGGCCGGCGTAA
- a CDS encoding lytic murein transglycosylase, producing MAVSVTIKRGLAGGLALGALSLPLSACMTEQALSPRTELTGSIPQSAPPVRRASSKEWSGQDGASGSPEMTASAIRSAAANFKSCVASMGPEAARRGVTQANFQRFTANLEPDLKIMDFMDSQPEFTKSVWDYLDVLVTDARIARGREILAQYKAQFDAVERAYGVDRYIIASIWGVESNYSTQGGDRSVLNSTATLACIGRRQNYFRGEFLAALEILNRGDLTPDEMVGSWAGAFGPTQFMPTVYKRFAVDFDGDGRRDAVRNVADLIASTANKLKTDGWQPGQGWGYEVAVPQGFDYMMADRSKSLTVAQWERLGMRRANGQAFPRPGDHAFLLMPAGAQGPGFLMLQNFRAILRYNPAESYALAIGHFADRLRGGGPFVQSWPRSERVLSRAERLELQQLLARRGFYQGEPDGQLGSATRQALRSYQASIGTPADGFASSDALSRLRVN from the coding sequence ATGGCAGTGTCGGTGACAATAAAGCGCGGTTTGGCGGGTGGTCTTGCTTTGGGTGCACTGTCGCTGCCTTTGTCGGCCTGCATGACCGAGCAGGCCCTGTCGCCGCGCACTGAGCTCACCGGCTCGATCCCGCAATCCGCGCCACCCGTGCGCCGCGCATCCTCAAAGGAATGGAGCGGGCAGGACGGCGCTTCCGGCTCGCCGGAGATGACCGCGTCCGCAATCCGCAGCGCTGCTGCGAATTTCAAATCCTGCGTCGCGTCGATGGGACCGGAGGCTGCGCGCCGTGGCGTCACGCAGGCGAACTTCCAGCGCTTCACCGCGAACCTCGAGCCCGATCTCAAGATCATGGACTTCATGGATTCGCAGCCCGAATTCACCAAGTCGGTATGGGACTATCTCGATGTGCTGGTGACGGATGCGCGCATCGCACGCGGCCGCGAGATTCTCGCGCAGTACAAGGCGCAGTTCGATGCGGTCGAGCGTGCTTACGGCGTCGACCGCTACATCATTGCTTCGATCTGGGGCGTGGAGTCGAACTACTCGACGCAGGGCGGCGACCGCAGCGTGCTCAATTCCACCGCGACGCTCGCCTGTATCGGCCGCCGCCAGAACTATTTCCGCGGCGAGTTTCTCGCCGCGCTGGAAATTCTCAATCGCGGGGATCTGACGCCGGACGAGATGGTCGGCTCATGGGCCGGCGCGTTCGGCCCGACCCAGTTCATGCCGACGGTCTACAAGCGCTTCGCGGTCGATTTCGATGGCGACGGGCGGCGCGATGCCGTGAGAAACGTCGCCGACCTGATTGCCTCCACCGCCAACAAGCTCAAGACCGACGGCTGGCAGCCGGGGCAGGGCTGGGGCTACGAGGTCGCGGTGCCGCAGGGCTTTGACTACATGATGGCCGACCGCTCCAAGTCTCTCACGGTTGCACAGTGGGAGCGGCTCGGCATGCGCCGCGCGAACGGTCAGGCGTTTCCGCGTCCGGGCGACCACGCCTTCCTGCTGATGCCCGCGGGCGCGCAGGGGCCCGGCTTCCTGATGCTGCAGAATTTCCGCGCCATCCTGCGCTACAATCCGGCTGAATCCTACGCGCTCGCCATCGGCCATTTCGCCGACCGGCTGCGCGGCGGCGGGCCGTTCGTGCAGTCCTGGCCGCGCTCCGAGCGGGTGCTCAGCCGTGCCGAACGGCTGGAGCTGCAGCAATTGCTGGCGCGGCGGGGCTTCTATCAGGGCGAACCGGATGGCCAGCTCGGGAGCGCGACCCGGCAGGCGCTGCGCTCGTACCAGGCCTCGATCGGCACCCCGGCGGACGGCTTTGCCTCCTCGGATGCGCTCAGTCGGCTGCGGGTGAACTGA
- the galU gene encoding UTP--glucose-1-phosphate uridylyltransferase GalU produces MKIRKAVFPVAGLGTRFLPATKAMPKEMLTVVDRPLIQHVVDEALEAGIEHLVFVTGRNKGVIEDHFDRPYELEDTLESREKKKELAILERDQPEAGTTSFTRQQAPLGLGHAVWCARDIVGNEPFAVLLPDVLVKNKPSGLKQMIDAANAAGADKANIIAVEEVPMEHVHMYGVVGVGKSKGDLFELNGMVEKPKKEVAPSNLSITGRYILQPEIFNILETQERGAGGEIQLTDAMLALAGKQPFYGFKFKGKSYDCGSKSGFLAANIAYAMDREELRGDLLSEMKKYV; encoded by the coding sequence ATGAAAATCCGCAAAGCCGTATTTCCCGTCGCCGGTCTTGGAACCCGTTTTCTTCCCGCCACCAAGGCGATGCCGAAGGAGATGCTGACCGTGGTGGACCGCCCGCTGATTCAGCATGTGGTGGACGAAGCGCTGGAAGCCGGCATCGAACACCTTGTGTTCGTCACGGGCCGCAACAAGGGCGTGATCGAGGACCACTTCGACCGCCCCTACGAGCTGGAAGACACGCTGGAGAGCCGCGAGAAGAAGAAAGAGCTCGCGATCCTCGAGCGCGACCAGCCGGAAGCGGGCACCACCTCGTTCACGCGCCAGCAGGCGCCGCTCGGCCTCGGCCATGCGGTCTGGTGCGCGCGCGACATCGTCGGCAACGAGCCGTTCGCAGTTTTGCTGCCGGACGTGCTGGTGAAAAACAAGCCGAGCGGCCTGAAGCAGATGATCGACGCCGCCAACGCGGCGGGCGCGGACAAGGCCAACATCATCGCGGTGGAGGAAGTGCCGATGGAGCACGTCCACATGTACGGCGTGGTCGGCGTCGGCAAGAGCAAGGGCGACCTGTTTGAACTGAACGGCATGGTCGAGAAGCCGAAGAAGGAGGTTGCGCCCTCAAACCTCTCGATCACAGGCCGCTACATCCTGCAGCCGGAGATCTTCAACATCCTGGAGACGCAGGAACGCGGCGCGGGCGGCGAAATCCAGTTGACCGACGCGATGCTCGCGCTCGCGGGCAAGCAGCCATTTTATGGATTCAAGTTCAAGGGCAAGAGCTACGACTGCGGCTCGAAGTCAGGCTTCCTCGCCGCCAACATCGCCTACGCCATGGACCGCGAGGAACTGCGCGGCGATTTGCTCAGCGAGATGAAGAAGTATGTGTGA
- the hemH gene encoding ferrochelatase produces the protein MSSVESLQSETSAGRVGVLLVNLGTPDTADAKGLRVYLKEFLSDPRVIEDQGLFWKLVLNGIILRVRPAKKAKDYLKIWNNEQNESPLKTITRAQSDKLDTMLAGQNVIVDWGMRYGNPSIQSGFDSLTAKGCDRILVVPLYPQYSAATTATVFDKVAEVLLAMRAQPTVRFTPPYYEEPAYIEALANSIEVQLATLSFKPEVIVASFHGMPQKYVDKGDPYQAQCVATVEALRKRLNLDDKGLILTFQSRFGYDPWLQPYTDKTMERLAKEGVKRIAVITPGFSADCLETLEEIAQENAEIFRHAGGEQFSFIPCLNESDGGMEMIRQLVQRELQGWI, from the coding sequence ATGTCGAGCGTCGAGTCTCTCCAATCTGAAACGTCTGCCGGCCGCGTCGGCGTGCTGCTTGTCAATCTCGGCACGCCCGATACTGCCGATGCCAAGGGCTTGCGCGTCTACCTGAAGGAATTCCTGTCCGATCCGCGCGTGATCGAGGATCAGGGGCTGTTCTGGAAGCTGGTGCTCAACGGCATCATCCTGCGCGTGCGGCCCGCCAAGAAGGCGAAGGATTATCTGAAGATCTGGAATAACGAGCAGAATGAATCTCCGCTCAAGACCATCACGCGCGCGCAATCCGACAAGCTCGATACGATGCTTGCCGGGCAGAACGTGATCGTTGATTGGGGCATGCGCTATGGCAATCCGTCGATCCAGTCCGGCTTTGATAGCTTAACGGCTAAAGGCTGCGACCGCATTCTGGTGGTACCGCTCTATCCGCAATATTCCGCCGCGACTACCGCGACGGTGTTCGACAAGGTCGCCGAGGTGCTGCTGGCTATGCGCGCGCAGCCGACCGTGCGCTTCACGCCTCCTTATTACGAGGAGCCGGCCTATATCGAGGCGCTGGCGAACTCGATCGAAGTGCAGCTCGCGACATTGTCCTTCAAGCCGGAAGTGATCGTCGCGTCGTTTCACGGCATGCCACAGAAATATGTCGACAAGGGCGACCCATATCAGGCGCAATGCGTCGCGACAGTTGAAGCGTTGCGCAAACGCCTCAACCTCGACGACAAGGGGCTGATTCTGACCTTCCAGTCGCGCTTTGGCTACGATCCGTGGCTGCAGCCCTATACTGACAAGACGATGGAGCGACTGGCGAAGGAAGGCGTCAAGCGGATTGCCGTCATCACGCCGGGCTTCTCGGCCGATTGCCTTGAGACGCTCGAGGAAATCGCGCAGGAAAATGCTGAGATTTTCCGCCATGCCGGTGGTGAGCAGTTTTCCTTCATTCCATGCCTGAACGAGAGCGACGGCGGCATGGAGATGATCCGGCAACTGGTGCAGCGCGAGTTGCAGGGCTGGATTTGA
- a CDS encoding KpsF/GutQ family sugar-phosphate isomerase yields MASSKPQTAPVSVASLSPAIESALRTLAAEADGVAALAAALQNGLGAPFAAATDLIRNAKGRVIVTGLGKSGHIGRKIAATMASTGTPAFFVHAAEASHGDLGMITPDDVIIALSWSGETAELRSLINYSRRFRIRLIALTSESESTLGAAADVVLTLPKAREACPNNLAPTTSALMQLALGDALAIALLEGRGFSATDFSVLHPSGKLGAMLKFVRDLMHKEASVPVKPLGTPMSEALFEMTSKGFGCVAIVDGRGEIAGIVTDGDLRRHMRPDLMTATVDEVMTANPKTIGDDLLAGEALEILNASKITALIVTKGKTPVGILHLHDLLRAGVA; encoded by the coding sequence ATGGCTTCTTCCAAACCGCAGACAGCTCCCGTGTCAGTGGCCTCTCTTTCTCCCGCTATCGAATCCGCGCTGCGCACGCTGGCAGCGGAAGCGGATGGCGTTGCCGCGCTTGCAGCCGCACTACAGAACGGCCTTGGCGCACCTTTCGCCGCCGCCACCGATCTGATCCGCAATGCCAAGGGCCGCGTCATCGTCACCGGCCTCGGCAAGTCAGGACATATCGGCCGGAAAATCGCGGCGACGATGGCCTCCACCGGCACACCGGCTTTCTTCGTTCATGCCGCGGAAGCGAGCCACGGCGATCTCGGCATGATCACGCCCGATGATGTGATCATCGCGCTGTCGTGGTCCGGCGAGACGGCCGAACTGCGCAGCCTCATCAACTATTCCCGCCGCTTCCGCATCCGGTTGATCGCGTTGACCTCGGAAAGCGAATCCACACTCGGCGCCGCCGCCGACGTGGTGCTGACGCTGCCGAAAGCGCGCGAGGCCTGCCCGAACAATCTGGCGCCGACGACCTCCGCGCTGATGCAACTCGCCCTTGGCGATGCGCTAGCTATCGCGCTTCTGGAAGGCCGCGGTTTCTCCGCGACGGATTTCAGCGTGCTGCATCCCTCCGGAAAATTGGGTGCGATGCTGAAATTCGTCCGCGACCTGATGCACAAGGAGGCATCAGTCCCGGTCAAGCCGCTCGGCACTCCGATGTCGGAGGCGCTGTTTGAAATGACCTCGAAAGGTTTCGGCTGCGTCGCCATCGTCGATGGTCGTGGCGAGATCGCCGGGATCGTCACCGACGGCGACTTGCGGCGTCACATGCGGCCCGACCTGATGACCGCGACGGTCGACGAGGTGATGACGGCCAATCCCAAGACCATCGGCGACGACCTGCTCGCAGGCGAGGCGCTGGAAATCCTCAATGCCTCGAAAATCACGGCGCTGATCGTCACCAAGGGAAAGACGCCGGTCGGTATCCTGCACCTGCACGACCTGCTGCGTGCGGGCGTCGCCTGA
- a CDS encoding SGNH/GDSL hydrolase family protein, with translation MTLTLATMPAVSHAAELTPAETCLAVNEGLSLGAPLPRTANIIKAHQPLRIVAIGSSSTVGLWMVRKEKTYPGVMRSELLRLDPSLRIEIINSGRNGDTIPGNIARFEHDVFAHHPDLVIWQIGGNDFTWGEKGESLEHKIESGVAMLRAHGADVILMDQQYTPVILATHYAKMQAAIAAVAREHQVAYLPRFDMLHKTVQAGVSIVSLSAFDGLHMSGDAYDCTGRVLARAIMAAVK, from the coding sequence ATGACGCTTACGCTCGCCACGATGCCTGCGGTGAGCCATGCCGCGGAATTGACGCCGGCCGAAACATGCCTTGCGGTGAATGAGGGGCTGTCGCTCGGCGCGCCGTTGCCGCGCACCGCGAACATCATCAAAGCGCATCAGCCCTTGAGGATCGTCGCCATCGGCTCGTCCTCGACCGTCGGGTTGTGGATGGTGCGCAAGGAGAAGACCTATCCGGGCGTGATGCGCAGCGAACTGCTGCGGCTCGATCCTTCGTTGCGGATCGAGATCATCAATTCCGGGCGCAACGGCGACACGATTCCCGGCAACATCGCGCGCTTCGAGCACGACGTGTTCGCCCATCACCCCGATCTCGTGATCTGGCAGATCGGCGGCAACGATTTCACCTGGGGCGAGAAAGGCGAAAGCCTCGAGCACAAGATCGAGTCGGGCGTCGCCATGCTGCGCGCGCACGGCGCCGACGTCATCCTGATGGACCAGCAATACACGCCGGTCATTCTCGCGACGCACTACGCCAAGATGCAGGCGGCGATCGCCGCCGTCGCGCGCGAGCATCAGGTCGCGTATCTGCCGCGCTTCGACATGCTGCACAAGACGGTGCAGGCGGGTGTCTCCATCGTCAGCCTGTCTGCGTTCGACGGTCTGCACATGTCGGGCGATGCCTATGACTGCACCGGACGGGTGCTCGCGCGCGCCATCATGGCCGCTGTGAAGTAA
- a CDS encoding outer membrane beta-barrel protein, with protein sequence MPFGHGAREWRGHRVRGSCVAWTCALLGATFLSSPCLAQALTSSMLTPSIGGFAPAQDSPLRSVNAIDPATGVPATYGNPPASGAADTGYDSLNRKRKTKPYPGTPKPKFVGPGNSPNPPLQAPRVVPPVSPSFAGIAEGAPPRRKLKIDGDPFGQVGNYVGGFLVKEAVEVSGGYDTNPGRFAQPQGSAFYRIAPELQATSDWTRHALNLDLRGSFTGYGTTFPADAGNSSVPVNIDRPDVDGKLTGRIDVTRDTRIISALRLRVGTDNPTTPNPQVGLSKYPVYANFGGTLGVEQDFNRLQLQVNGNVDRTVYQYSKLTDGTSASNDDRNFNQYGAQARLSYDLMPGLKPFVEVEADTRVHDLRMDRYGYERDSNGGYLKGGTSFEFSRLLTGEFAVGYGLREYQDPRLKRLDGLLTSASLVWTATGLTTVRFAAASSIDETTLPGVSGSLSRDYSVQVDHAFRRWLIGTARFGYGTASYDSRQDKRYFAQADLIYKLTRTFAIKGSVRHDWLVSNDSGADSNQTIVMLGVRVQR encoded by the coding sequence ATGCCCTTTGGGCATGGGGCCAGGGAGTGGCGAGGTCACCGCGTGCGTGGTTCGTGCGTGGCGTGGACCTGTGCCCTGCTGGGCGCGACCTTTCTTTCCAGCCCCTGTTTAGCTCAGGCTCTGACGTCTTCGATGCTGACGCCTTCGATCGGCGGGTTCGCGCCGGCGCAGGATTCGCCGCTGCGCTCGGTCAACGCTATCGATCCGGCGACAGGTGTGCCCGCAACCTACGGCAATCCGCCGGCGTCGGGCGCGGCCGACACCGGCTATGACTCGCTGAACCGCAAGCGAAAGACGAAGCCTTATCCCGGCACGCCGAAGCCGAAATTCGTCGGTCCCGGTAATTCGCCGAATCCCCCGCTACAGGCGCCGCGTGTGGTGCCGCCAGTGTCGCCCTCGTTCGCGGGTATTGCTGAGGGCGCGCCGCCGCGCCGAAAGCTCAAGATTGACGGCGATCCGTTCGGACAGGTCGGCAATTATGTCGGCGGATTCCTCGTGAAAGAGGCAGTCGAGGTCTCGGGAGGCTACGACACTAACCCGGGCCGCTTTGCGCAGCCGCAAGGGTCGGCGTTTTACAGGATCGCGCCCGAACTGCAGGCGACATCAGACTGGACGCGCCATGCGCTCAACCTCGACCTGCGCGGTTCGTTCACGGGTTACGGCACAACATTTCCGGCAGACGCCGGCAATTCTTCCGTGCCGGTCAACATCGATCGTCCCGATGTCGACGGCAAGCTCACGGGCCGCATCGACGTCACGCGCGACACCCGCATCATATCTGCGTTGCGATTGCGGGTGGGAACTGACAACCCCACCACCCCCAACCCACAGGTGGGGCTATCGAAATATCCCGTGTATGCGAATTTCGGCGGCACGCTCGGCGTCGAGCAGGATTTCAATCGCCTGCAGCTTCAGGTCAACGGCAATGTCGACCGGACCGTCTATCAATATTCCAAGCTGACCGACGGAACCTCGGCCAGCAACGACGATCGCAATTTCAATCAGTACGGCGCGCAGGCACGACTGAGCTACGACCTGATGCCGGGCCTGAAGCCTTTCGTCGAGGTCGAGGCCGATACCCGCGTGCACGATCTGCGAATGGATCGCTACGGCTATGAGCGCGATTCCAACGGCGGTTATCTCAAAGGCGGCACGAGCTTCGAGTTCTCGCGGCTTCTCACCGGCGAATTCGCCGTCGGCTATGGTCTGCGCGAGTATCAGGATCCACGCCTGAAACGACTTGATGGATTGTTGACCAGCGCTTCGCTGGTGTGGACCGCGACCGGCCTGACGACCGTGCGGTTCGCGGCGGCCTCGTCCATCGATGAAACTACTCTGCCGGGGGTCTCCGGCTCGTTGTCGCGCGATTATAGCGTTCAGGTCGATCATGCCTTCCGCCGCTGGCTGATCGGTACGGCCAGGTTCGGATACGGCACTGCGAGCTATGATTCGCGTCAGGACAAGCGCTATTTCGCGCAAGCTGATCTGATCTACAAGCTCACGCGCACCTTCGCGATCAAGGGCAGCGTGCGCCACGATTGGCTGGTCAGCAACGATTCAGGCGCAGATTCGAACCAGACCATCGTGATGCTCGGCGTTCGCGTGCAGCGCTAG
- a CDS encoding SPFH domain-containing protein, whose amino-acid sequence MSGFDIFAIALLLLVVVTLFAGVKTVNQGYDWTVERFGKYTRTLEPGLNIIVPYFDRIGRRVNMMEQVIDIPEQEVITKDNATVTVDGVAFFQVFDAAKASYEVANLNQAIVTLTMTNIRSVMGAMDLDQVLSHRDEINERLLRVVDAAVSPWGLKVNRIEIKDIVPPADLVEAMGRQMKAERVKRADILQAEGQRQSEILRAEGAKQSQILQAEGRKEAAFRDAEARERSAEAEAKATQMVSEAIAKGDVASLNYFIADKYIKAFGQIADSPNQKVIMIPIEATGILGSLAGIGEIAKATFGESSASAAARRSSVPNAGTTPPAKPFG is encoded by the coding sequence ATGTCCGGATTTGATATTTTCGCCATCGCGCTGCTGCTGCTCGTGGTCGTCACGCTGTTTGCGGGGGTTAAAACCGTCAATCAGGGATACGACTGGACCGTCGAGCGATTCGGAAAATACACCCGCACATTGGAGCCCGGCCTCAACATCATCGTTCCGTATTTCGACCGGATTGGCCGCAGGGTGAACATGATGGAGCAGGTGATCGACATTCCGGAGCAGGAGGTCATCACCAAGGACAACGCCACCGTGACGGTGGACGGCGTCGCGTTCTTTCAGGTGTTCGACGCCGCCAAGGCAAGCTATGAGGTCGCCAATCTCAATCAAGCCATCGTCACGCTGACCATGACCAACATCCGCTCGGTGATGGGCGCGATGGATCTCGATCAGGTGCTGTCGCATCGTGACGAGATCAACGAGCGGCTGTTGCGGGTGGTGGATGCGGCGGTCTCACCATGGGGGTTGAAGGTCAACCGCATTGAGATCAAGGACATCGTGCCCCCCGCCGATCTCGTCGAGGCGATGGGCCGTCAGATGAAGGCCGAGCGCGTCAAGCGTGCCGACATTCTGCAGGCCGAAGGTCAGCGTCAGTCGGAGATTTTGCGAGCCGAAGGTGCCAAGCAGTCGCAAATCCTGCAGGCGGAAGGCCGCAAGGAAGCCGCATTCCGCGATGCCGAGGCGCGCGAGCGCTCCGCCGAAGCCGAAGCGAAAGCGACACAGATGGTCAGCGAAGCCATCGCCAAGGGCGATGTCGCATCCCTGAATTATTTTATCGCCGACAAGTACATCAAGGCATTCGGACAGATCGCGGATTCGCCGAACCAGAAGGTCATCATGATTCCGATCGAGGCGACCGGCATTCTGGGTTCATTGGCGGGCATCGGCGAAATTGCCAAGGCAACGTTCGGCGAGAGCTCGGCATCTGCCGCAGCGCGGCGCTCCAGCGTGCCGAACGCGGGCACGACACCGCCGGCCAAGCCGTTCGGCTGA
- a CDS encoding ABC transporter substrate-binding protein — MTAPARAEVSEVAISKGYGILYLPLIVMEDQKLLEKQAEKAGLGKVTVKWRVLDGGNVINDAMMAGSLDFAGSGAPAFVALWSKARGIPRSEVIGISALSATSLYLNTNNPQIKNLADFKSGDKIALPGIKTSLSAVVLQMMAAKQFGDANYAKLDPLTVGLPHPEGLIALTSGRSEVSAHFTSPPFSYLELKDPKVHKVASSVDYIGNITLDVVYASKKFVDANPKITEAMLAALDEADAFIHDHREEAADIFVRSSKTKVSKEDVMTILGDPDTRFTTTPDKVKNFADFMKAVGTIKTGPEKWSDMFIPQLGSRNGS, encoded by the coding sequence ATGACCGCGCCCGCGCGCGCCGAAGTCTCCGAGGTCGCCATCTCGAAGGGGTACGGCATTCTCTATCTGCCGTTGATCGTGATGGAAGACCAGAAGCTGCTGGAGAAGCAGGCGGAGAAAGCCGGCCTCGGCAAGGTCACGGTGAAGTGGCGTGTACTCGACGGCGGCAACGTCATCAACGACGCGATGATGGCAGGCTCGCTCGATTTCGCGGGCTCCGGCGCGCCGGCCTTCGTGGCGCTGTGGTCGAAGGCGCGCGGCATTCCGCGCAGCGAGGTGATCGGCATCAGCGCCCTGAGCGCGACCTCGCTCTATCTCAACACCAACAACCCGCAGATCAAGAACCTGGCCGACTTCAAGAGCGGCGACAAGATCGCGCTGCCGGGCATCAAGACCTCGCTGTCGGCGGTGGTGCTGCAGATGATGGCGGCGAAACAATTCGGCGACGCGAATTACGCCAAGCTCGATCCGCTCACCGTCGGCCTGCCGCATCCAGAGGGGCTGATCGCGCTGACCTCCGGCCGCTCGGAGGTGAGCGCGCATTTCACATCGCCGCCGTTCTCCTATCTCGAACTCAAGGACCCGAAGGTGCACAAGGTCGCGAGCTCGGTGGATTACATCGGCAACATTACCCTTGATGTCGTGTATGCGTCGAAGAAGTTCGTCGACGCCAACCCGAAGATCACCGAGGCGATGCTGGCGGCGCTCGACGAGGCAGACGCCTTCATCCACGACCACCGCGAGGAAGCGGCGGATATCTTTGTCCGCTCCTCCAAGACCAAGGTGTCCAAGGAGGATGTGATGACCATCCTCGGCGATCCGGACACGCGGTTCACGACCACGCCGGACAAGGTCAAGAACTTCGCCGATTTCATGAAGGCCGTCGGCACCATCAAGACCGGGCCGGAGAAATGGTCCGACATGTTCATCCCGCAGCTTGGCAGCCGCAACGGCAGCTGA
- a CDS encoding sensor domain-containing diguanylate cyclase, with the protein MRDRTGSKLWQVSPRALTIVSVLVTLAFMMICASVLLDMRVSKEALARQSSENLAATIDADLNRNLEVYDLSLRNVVNNMVELDTQRISLPILHLILFDHAATAQYYGTIQVFDAAGNLKLDSSTLHPAQENRAGEEYFKVHRDDPEAGLYIGVPSFYRNAFGVVLSRRITGYDGSFQGVVVGSLRYSYFHDLFGKLTFASEDSVTIFRRDGVVMMRQPFDTNVIGKNIGAKAGVRRILETPSGSEKVRSDVDSIERLYVWQNSERPLVVVVGKSLASIYGTWWTQTLIIGGLILILSIFAIGATLFLNREIARRAVAEKRLSQLATTDGLTGIDNRRKFDERVLDEWRRGWQKLPLSLLMIDADHFKAFNDLYGHQAGDQLLTRIAECIAAAAKRPSDCAARYGGEEFVLLLPNTELAGALKLAEGIRKRVEDLSADKWATTVSIGVACLVPDMAGSPKDLIAAADKALYQAKEQGRNRCMAIDDEMATVAA; encoded by the coding sequence ATGCGCGATCGAACGGGTTCAAAGCTATGGCAAGTTTCGCCACGCGCCCTGACAATCGTATCCGTACTCGTGACGCTGGCATTCATGATGATCTGCGCCAGCGTGTTGCTCGACATGCGCGTCAGCAAGGAGGCGCTCGCCAGACAGTCTTCCGAGAACCTCGCTGCTACGATCGATGCTGACCTCAACCGCAATCTCGAGGTCTACGATCTGTCGCTGCGCAATGTCGTCAACAACATGGTGGAGCTCGATACGCAGCGCATCAGTCTGCCGATCCTGCATCTGATCCTGTTCGACCATGCGGCGACCGCACAATATTACGGCACGATTCAGGTGTTCGACGCGGCTGGCAATTTGAAACTGGACTCCAGCACGTTGCATCCTGCTCAGGAAAATCGCGCTGGCGAAGAGTATTTCAAGGTTCATCGCGACGATCCGGAGGCCGGGCTCTATATCGGTGTCCCTTCGTTTTATCGAAACGCATTCGGAGTGGTCCTAAGCCGCCGCATCACCGGTTACGATGGAAGCTTTCAGGGCGTTGTCGTCGGCTCGCTGCGCTACAGTTATTTTCATGACCTGTTCGGGAAACTGACATTCGCCTCCGAGGACAGCGTCACCATCTTCCGGCGTGATGGCGTGGTGATGATGCGCCAGCCGTTCGATACCAATGTGATCGGCAAGAATATCGGAGCCAAGGCGGGCGTCCGCCGCATCCTCGAAACGCCGAGCGGTTCGGAGAAGGTTCGCAGCGACGTCGATTCCATCGAGCGTCTGTACGTCTGGCAGAACAGTGAGCGCCCGCTGGTCGTGGTAGTCGGAAAGTCGTTGGCCAGTATTTACGGCACATGGTGGACCCAGACGCTTATTATCGGTGGGTTGATCCTGATCCTGTCGATCTTTGCCATCGGCGCGACGCTGTTTCTCAACCGTGAGATTGCGCGACGCGCGGTTGCCGAGAAGCGGCTGTCGCAGCTTGCGACCACCGACGGACTGACCGGGATCGATAATCGCCGCAAGTTCGACGAGCGGGTTCTCGATGAATGGCGGCGTGGCTGGCAGAAACTGCCGCTGTCGCTGCTGATGATCGACGCCGACCATTTCAAGGCGTTCAACGACCTCTATGGCCACCAGGCGGGCGATCAGCTGTTGACCCGGATCGCGGAGTGCATCGCCGCTGCGGCCAAACGGCCATCGGATTGCGCGGCGCGTTACGGTGGCGAGGAATTTGTGCTGCTGCTGCCGAACACGGAGCTCGCCGGTGCGCTCAAGCTCGCCGAGGGTATCCGCAAGCGCGTTGAAGACCTCTCGGCCGATAAATGGGCCACCACGGTGTCGATCGGCGTGGCCTGTCTCGTCCCCGACATGGCGGGTTCGCCGAAGGACCTGATCGCGGCGGCTGACAAGGCGCTGTATCAGGCCAAGGAGCAGGGCCGAAACCGCTGCATGGCGATAGACGACGAAATGGCGACGGTCGCCGCCTGA